The DNA region TTGGCTCATGATTTGTTTCAGGACTTGTTAGGGTAAACCaataacagcttctaaccccaagtcataagactgctgaacaattaatcaaatggccactggacaaGTTCAACTGttttattatttgttactttagtttattggGTAAATATTCTCttcaactcttcttgaactgcactgtttgttaagggcttgtaagtaaagtaTTTCACGGAaagatctacacttgttgtattcagagcatgtgacaaataaagtttgatttgatttgatttgactatgtACCTTCTAAGCATGATGGTTGGCTCATGATTTGTTTGTACTGAAATCTATTCAGGGAGGATAAGGCTATATCATaggcagtgatgtagtggtaaaaccATTGACTGGTAAATGCTGATTGCCGTTCAGGATTAAAGAAATAACGCTCCCTCTACTTTCAATGCATCTTCCACAAAAGGTGGGTAAATGCttgcacaaaataaaataaaaagtgtgtAAACAGCTTTTAcatgtgttcccccccccccactgattATAGGAGGCTTCTTCTGACAGTATTCACACCTTTCATAAGAAACCTCCAGAGAAATATTCATATTCACCGTAGCTGTCATTTAAACTCGGACTAACCTGGCCAAGGCCAAACAGTATATGGCGTTTTCTCTGGGTGTGCGGTCGCAGTGGAGAGAAAAGGCCTCCAGTGAGGTGGTGAGGATCTGGGCGGAGTTTGGTGAGGCAAACACAGGTCTGAGATTGGTGTCTCTGGAAATGGGCAGGAGCGGGACTCTGCTCCTCCATTGGTTGCTGTTCTGATCCCCACTCTCATCCTCCTCACATCCCTTCCCTCCacatcccctcttcttctctctttcatccctcgtGGCCACAGGGTGTTGCTTCGGTAGTTGAAGAGGTTTATCCTGGGATGCCAGGGCGCGGAGCGGGCAGGTTACATGAGATGGGCAGTTGATGGGGGTCAAACGTCAAGAGGCTGTGGACATCACCCTGATACCCGCCTTGGCCTCACTCCTCCTGGGCTTGGAGGACATCTTGGGGAGGGTGAAGCCGTCCACCAGGACCGTGTCGCCCACCCTGGTCCTGAACGGAGCCCTGTTAAGGCCCATGCAGTGCCTGGATGCTGCCCTCCTCTGCCCCAGCCTCACCCAGCCCTTTATCTGGAGGTATGTCCGCATGGGCAGGGCCATACCTGGGAGGACCACCACAGAGCACAGCTTGGTGGCCAGGTGACTCACACACTCCCTGTGGCCGTACTGAAGGGCGATCCTCAGGGGGTCACGACCCTGGGGATCCTGACAGGCAAGGGTCAGAACGCTGCTGGCGATACAGAGTTTGAGGATGGTGAGCTGGCCGCGCTCGATGGAGGCAACAGCGGGACACTTGGCGACGTCGGGGTGGGCCGTCTGGTGGCACCACTCACGGTAAGGGTGAACCCCCACCGGCTCAATGACACGCACCCCCCTCTCCAGCAGCCAGCCGGCCAGGTCCAGGTGGCCCAGAGAACCAGCGATGTAGAGTGCCACCCGGAGCTGGAACCTGGAATAATACAGAATCAATGTATTTATAACACGTTTcaagttttttttgtcaagttcacAAGATACAGTGGGTTATAAAacagtacagtaaaatgcttacttgcaagctcttTCCCACAATGCAGTATTAAATATCAGGGTAAGAGAAAAAACATATGAAGGAAAAAAACACGAGAatataagctatatacagggtcagtactatcattgtaagctaaatacagggtcagtaccattattgtaagctatatacagggtcagtactatcattgtaagctatatacagggtcagtactatcattgtaagctatatacagggtcagtactatcattgtaagctatataaaGGTTCAGTACCATCACTGTTGATAGTAAGTCTATCATACagttcagtgtgtagatgtgtattcTGACCTCATCACAGGTCTCTCCCTAGACAGGTGTCGTTGGACGGTCAGTCTGTGTCCCAGGAAGCAGCCTCTGAGGAACTCCGCCCACCCATCCCAGGTGTCCAACCGTAGAGTAGCccctgggagacagagacacatgcaGGTTGTCCTCCTGGTTTCCATGAACCAAGAATGTGTTCCATACAGTCCATTTGTCTCTATGTTACATCCATAAGGTGTTGAGCCAGAGGACCATTGATCTACTGCACAAGGAAGGCCATACCCAGGTCAATGGCGtggtacactcagtatatataagTTAGGAGTCATATAATTACAGGGGTAAGATGAAGTGGCTCCTTTGCACTGATCTTAGGTCTGgtttgtgtttttactgctaatggtaaaggttaggatttggtgagagtaaactgatcctagatctgtgcccaaGGGTCATTTCTATCCAGAGACAAATCAAAGGTCCATGCTATTTAAATTTATAATCTACCACCATCTCGTGGCTCAAATTTGTAACAACATTTTCTAATTAATGTGCTGTACTGAGTTTTGTTCTATCacattgaacactaatctgggtgcagattaaattgaacactaatctgggtgaaaattaaattgaagactaatcTGGGTGCTGATTAAATTGTTAACTGAAATATtatgaatatcaaatcaaatcaaatgtatttatatagcccttcgtacatcagctgatatctcaaagtgctgtacagaaacccagcctaaaaccccaaacagcaagcaatgcaggtgtagaagcacggtggctaggaaaaactccctagaaaggccaaaacctaggaagaaacctagagaggaaccaggctatgtggggtggccagtcctcttcctctttatgaacatttgaacatcttgaccatgttttgttataatctccaccaggctgtgccgggtggagattataacaaaacatggtcaagatgttcaaatgttcataaatgaccagcatggtcgaataataataaggcagaatagttgaaactggagcagtagcacagtcaggtggactggggacagcaaggagtcatcatgtcaggtattcctggggcatggtcctagggctcaggtcctccgagagagagaaagaaagagagaattagagagagcatatgtgggatggccagtcctcttctggctgtgccgggtggagattataacagaacatggccaagatgttcaaatgttcataaatgaccagcatggtcgaataataataaggcagaacagttgaaactggagcagcagcacagccaggtggactggagacagcaaggagtcatcatgtcaggtagtcctggggcatggtcctagggctcaggtcctccgagagagagaaagagagaaggagagaattagagaacgcacacttagattcacacaggacaccgaataggacaggagaagtactccagatataacaaactgaccctagccccccgacacataaactactgcagcataaatactagaggctgagacaggaggggtcaggagacactgtggcccattccgaggacacccccggacagggccaaacaggaaggatataaccccacccactttgccaaagcacagcccccacaccactagagggatatcttcaaccaccaacttaccatcctgagacaaggctgagtatagcccacaaagacctccgccacggcacaacccaagggggggggggggggggcgccaacccagacaggatgaccacatcagtgactcaacccactcaggtgacgcaccccctccagggacggcatgagagagccccagtaaagccagtgactcagcccctgtaatagggttagaggcagagaatcccagtggaaagaggggaaccggccaggcagagacagcaagggcggttcgttgctccagagcctttccgttcaccctcccactcctgggccagactacactcaatcatatgacccactgaagagatgagtcttcagtagagacttaaaggttgagaccgagtttgcgtctctgacatgggtaggcagaaagttccataaaaatggagctctataggagaaagctctgcctccagctgtttgcttaaaaattctagggacaattaggaggcctgcgtcttgtgaccgtagcgtacgtgtaggtatgtacggcaggaccaaatcagagagataggtaggagcaagcccatgtaatgctttgtaggttagcagtaaaaccttgaaatcagcccttgctttgacaggaagccagtgtagagaggctagcactggagtaatatgatcacatttttttttttttttggttctagtcaggattctagcagccgtatttagcactaactgaagtttatttagtgctttatccgggtagccggaaagtagagcattgcagtagtctaacctagaagtgacaaaagcatggattaatttttctgcatcatttttggacagaaagtttctgatttttgcaatgttacgtagatggaaaaaagcagtccttgaaatggtcttgatatgttcttcaaaagagagatcagggtccagagtaacgcagaggtccttcacagttttatttgagacgactgtacaaccattaagattaattgtcagattcaacagaagatctctttgtttcttgggacctagaacaagtatctctgttttgtccgagtttaaaagtagaaagtttgcagccatccacttccttatgtctgaaacacattcttctagcaagggcaattttggggcttcaccatgtttaattgaaatgtacagttgtgtgtcatccgcatagcagtgaaagttaacattatgttttcgaataacatccccaagaggtaaaatatatagtgaaaacaatagtggtcctaaaacggaaccttgaggaacaccgaaatttacagttgatttgtcagaggacaaaccattcacagagacaaactgatatctttccgacagataagatctaaaccaggccagaacttgtccgtgtagaccaatttgggtttccaatctctccaaaagaatgtggtgatcgatggtatcaaaagcagcactaaggtctaggagcacgaggacagatgcagagcctcggtccgatgccattaaaatgtcatttaccaccttcacaagtgccgtctcagtgctatgatggggtctaaaaccagactgaagcatttcgtatacattgtttgtcttcaggaaggcagtgagttgttgcgcaacagccttttctaaaatgtttgagaggaatggaagattcgatataggccgatagttttttatattttctgggtcaagaatatataaatatatgaatatgtATTTCAATGAACCAATGAAAGGGCCTCTTCTTCTCCTACTATACggcctgctgtgctctactgtactctgctgtactctactgtactctgctgtgctctgtctgctgtactctgctgtactctactgtactctactgcactctgtctgctgtactctgctgtactctgctgtgctctactgtactctactgcactctgtctgctgtactctgctgtgctctactgtactctgctgtactctgtctgctgtactctgctgtactctgctgtgctctactgtactctactgtactctgctgtgctctactgtactctactgtagtctgctgtgctctactgtactctactgtactctgctgtactatgtctgctgtactttactgtagtctgctgtgctctactgtactatacaccaCTGGGTATACAGACTCTTCAGATACTGTTAGCGAACACCAGACTGAGGTTGAGGCGATTACATGGGGAAAAGGTTTATGACTGTAAGGGTGTTTGGTACAAAGGCAACACTACATCGGGCCACATTTCAGCTCTATCCCAGGTCAACCATACAATACTATAGATTTCCACTCTAGTCAACCAgcaagaaggagagacagacagaaggtctGGCTTTGACTATGTCAATGATGGGATGTGTAAGTAAGGAGTAAGGAACACAAATAAACATTATTCTGATGGTTAAATTTGTACTTAGATAcataaccactctcctctgttAGCAAATCTTCCACAGAACTTTGTGGAACAGAGTGAGTTCTGTCCCTGTCTGGCTCTGGACATGTACCCAGGGACCTCTGTACAACAACACTTCACACTCACGAAGCAGTGTTCTTACTAATCAATCACTCTACCATAACCATGGTCTCGGTATAAAGCAGTGTCCTTACTAACCAAATATTCTACCATAACCATGGTCTTGGTTGAGCAAGGGCAATATTACTTTAAGTCTCAAGCAGGGTGACCTCAACATACTATATATCGCCATACTATATACCACcacactatacagtggggcaaaaaagtatttagtcagccaccaattgtgcaagttctcccacttaaaaagatgagagaggcctgtaattttcatcataggtacacttcaactatgacagacaaaatgagaaagaaaaaaaatccagaaaaatcacattgtaggatttttaatgaatttatttgcaaattatggtggaaaataagtatttggtcacctacaaacaagcaacatttctggctctcacagacctgtaacttcttctttaagaggctcctctgtcctccactcgttacctgtattaatggcacctgtttgaatgaACTAAATCACCTAATCATacctaatcatactatataatcatactatataatcatactatataaccatactatatattaccacactatatcaccataatatatataatcatactacataaccatactatttaaccatactatataaccatactatatattaccacactataTCTGAAACACTTTATGCTAATGATAGTATGAAGCTGTTTCAAGCAATAGCCAGCTCACTTTGATATGCATTTTCAAGCACGGGTAGAAACAGCTAGGTGTTCGGCTGGTACCTTCAGCAGGCAGCAGATGGCACTGCTAGGGGTGATGCCAACGTCTGTCAGGACCCAGCTGTCCCGAAGGATGGCACCAGCATAGCTCAGCTCCAGGAAGTGCCTCACCTGCTTGTCGTCTGACAGTTGCACGTGGAAGTAATCCTGCCAGAGGAAGAAGATTGGAAACACAAGGAGCCGTAATTGAGTGTCCCATACAATCAGAGTGAGAGGGCTCAGCACTGATGGAGCCGTAATGGAGGGTGTCCCACACAGACACCCATTATGGAGGGTGTTCCACCCAGGCAGATGTCAATGTTTACCATACAATAATTGTAAAAGTGTCCAAATGTGTACAATTAAGAAATAAGGcccaaggaggtgtggtatatggccaatataccacggccaagggctgttcttaggcacaacgcaacgtggaggtatattggccatataccacaaacccccaaggtgacttcttttttttcttctccaatttagtggtatccaattggtagttacagtcttgtcccattgctacaactcccatatggacttgggagaggcgagagccaagagccgtgcgtcctccgaaacacaacccagccaagccacactgcttcatgACACCatgcccgcttaacctggaagccagccgtgTCAGCGGGCACTGCTGCGTGCAcggcgcctggcccgccacaggagtcactagtgcgtgatgggacaatGTTGACAAAGCACTGCTGGCGTGgctgtctcctactgtaagtactatcgccccatcacatgtctcctactgtaagtactatcgccccatcacacgtctcctactgtaagtactatcgccccatcacataaccatgtctcctactgtaagtactatcgccccatcacatgtctcctactgtaagtactatcgccccATCACATAACCATATCTCCTACTGTAGGTACTATCACCCCATCACATAaccatgtctcctactgtaagtactatcgccccatcacatgtctcctactgtaagtaccaTCGCCCCATCacgtctcctactgtaagtacgaTCGCCCCATCacgtctcctactgtaagtactatcaCCCCATCACATAACCATGTCTCCTATTGTAAGTACTAGTCACATACTTTACTTGACACCAGCCAAATGAACAAATTGCTTCTTAGAATCATCTTCCTTTCCCATGGGCTGAGGTTGGAgaagccaggaggaaggcatggccagccgttgagaaatgcttgttgaagtttttggttatcatggatttatctgtggcgactgtgttacctagcctcaatgcagtgggcagctgggagggatGCAAACAGGCTCACATAAACCCTTCATGAagacaagtagcctagtggttagagtgttggactggtaaccgaaaggttgcaagttcaaatccctgaacaggcagttaacccactgttcctaggcctttaatgaaaataagaatttgtttttaactgacttgccttgtaaaataaaaatttgaagcagagcttaatttgtaaattgggAGGTGCCAGAGGGGGGGCTCTGTGGTACCAGAACTCATGAGAAAAAAGATCACGTATTATAATAGAGCATTGAACGCATATCATCACATTTgggtagagcagtagagtagagccaTTTACAGTAGGTGAACACATGGGGAACATTTTTAGTAGCCTAGGGTCCGGGAAAGTGTTGGCCTTTTTAAAACCGCATTTCGTGCAATTCTACAtccttttacatgactggagactttggcatTATCTTTTTTTAATCCGCACAAATGATCGAAatggcaggctactttgacactgacaaacttagtatctgagatcaataaaaacgaccttgtcttgaatccatcaatagcctataggcctaggtTTGTGGAGAAACATATagtaggctacaatatgaggaggaaattagtcctaaaaatgctttccagtttcactgactcacccaatgatgcgcagctcactCGCTGGAGATTGTCGATGCGCTCGTGTCAAAagcccatctctccctctctctgttttgtaaAACAATGTTTGGGAGTTGATCAAATATGTTGGTAGTCTACAGCATAGTCTTATCTTTTCAGCAAGAGTCATTGCTTTTCAATCTGTGTTTTCCctcgattgtatttgaaatattgcaaaaggcctgttttgtctgcctgctgttttttcactgacagatttgcctcgcgttcccgactgtaggctattctttgttattgggctacaatccGCAGCTAGGCTATTTAAAAACAGGGGCCATTGGTCCTTTGTAGCTAAATTATAGGGTTTCTCATGACGTATTAGGCTATTCTGAATGATTtaatttatttctgaacagacagcagtaattccGTAACTTTAGAAAATTCATCCAGAACCCTTCATGcagctatgattctataaggaaacaAATGATGAAGTGCAACTCTGGAGAGATGAGGGAGCAGGATAATTGACGAAGAGGCAACTCGAATGAACTTTGATCGCTTTTATTATAATTGTTACATAGCAAAAAGTGAAAATTATTTTTCATGGCACGAGAGGTACCGGATTCGGCCAAGTAGGTTCCGGAACAAAACAGTCCAGAACGGAACGGTGCCGGATCCTGTTCTGGCATGATCctgctcaaattaagcactgatTTGAAGTACCTAGGCCTCTACCTGCTGAGTGTAAAGATTATTAAACTAGATTCAGTGGGCTTGTCATTCACAGTACTGATGAAAAATCAAGTACAGTTGATCAAATGTGGATATACGAGGACATCTGGTGGTCAccggatttaaaaaataaaatcatgcAAGCTATCTTTGCACTAGCATGTGATGCCATATATTTGACGCaggtatttatttttcaacatgtATTGTCATTGACTGGAACAAAATATAATTGTATGAGCTATGCCTCTGTGTCCCGGCGTTGTTGTACCCCTCTACTATCTAGCTTGGTGGGGCGATCTCGTTCTGCATGCCTGCTTCACTTATATTCAATGTGTCGTCATGCATTTGTGCATGCACGCTGTTAACGGTCATACCCGTcttgctaacttagctagctcatCAACCAGTATTTTATTCTCTTTTTCTGCACGATAGCACTTATTAAAGCCTTGAAACTCATGGGGACCCCACTGTTACCACGGGTCATCGAGCTAGCCCTTATTTGGCAGCAGGGCTGCATCGGTTTCCATTGGATTTGACAGCTTGTTAgactggctagctaggtagctaattcGCTAACGCGAACTGTTTATCACGTAGCAGCCTATGCTGACTAGCATCGCTAGCAACTAACTAACATGGATAAAGTCTAGTCGTGGGTCCACAAAATCAAACAAATGGTACTGAACTGATGACAAAATCATGTTTAGAAATTGTAGTAGctatttatgttgttgttgttgcttaatgacattgcgaatatcatattttttGTCATTTAACTACCGGTATTTATTTAATCCGGTTTCGGCATGAGAAAAGTATTAATCGCAAATTCCAGCACTAACGGATACCGGGAAAAATAAATATGAGAACCGGTCACGAATGCGGAGCCACGCCCTAAAATAACATGTGACCACAAGGCGTTTGTGACGCATTCATGCGTTCCAATTTTGTCataattgtctgtaggttctaaaTTGCTTATGAGCTTGGCTTCCCTTCAGAAAGTAGCTGATTATTGTACTCTACAGCTGTATTTTCCTACAGTTACTAATAATACTAGCAACAAAACAGATTTCATTCCTTAAAATGATATTGCCAGATGGAAGAAAATAATAAGGTAGGCCTAAACTGTAATAAGATATACCTTAAAGACTGCTTGTGTTTAATCCTGAATCCAGTTGCCCCTCTTGTACTGGGATAAAACAATAGGCAAGCCATGAACCTTATGGAGGAGTACATGTGTTTTGTAGACACACCTGGGTTCTAGACTGGCTGAGGTAAACATTTTAGGAAAGCCTGGGTTTTTAATATCGAAGTAGTTCTAAGGGGTAGGTTTGACAAAGcaaatgagtgagtgagtcttTGACATGAAGACAGTGGTTAGATTCTGCCATTGGGACTGCTCTGATGTTTCCATTCTCTCCTGGTTATGACCATAGAGCCTTGTCCCAGTCTCtagacctgcctgtctgtgtgatggATGACCACCTGACCTCTGAAGCTGTCAATGAGATGGTAAATTGACCTTGTCATTTCATATTACAACATTAATCCAATAAAATGTTATAGTGATGCTATCATTGGCAATGTTGATGTACCACAACCATCTCTGTTGTGTTGCAGTTGTTTAAATTTGTCCAACGTTGCCAATGCTCCTCCACTCTCTAACGGTTCATAAGTTCTTTCAGTATGATATTTGTTGTATATGTTAAGTTTGACTCTGTTGGTGCCATTATTTGAGACTCATAATGTTTATTTCTACCAGAAGCAAAGCAGCACTGTggaaaccacagaagaagagagCCTCAACAGTGTGAAAAATCTTGAGTCTTTTTCACTGATTATCAACTTCCTGCAGAACCTAACTGAGGAGTATGTTCTATTTTCTTTGGTACAGTACTACTATCAAACCTGTAAAGGATTGTATGAAAGCAGATTCATCAACTACATTTCCATTGCGGAAAAAGTTACATCACACCACAATGTTGTCAAAACAATTGCTACAAAGCATGTGTAAAATACTGTCTAATCTGATGACTCTACTGACCGACATTTCTGACAATATTAATACTATTAATATGAATAATTCATATGAATAATTTTCAGGCAATGGAGTAGGATTCGTAATGGCATTTCTGACCCGGTAAGATCTGAAAGCTTATTTAGAATACAATGATCACTGAATGTTTAGCCTTGTTCATAAGCTTTTGAAAGACGCACtatgcaacattttaaaacacttctTCTGTTTCTGGAATACAGCTGACAAAACAACAGCTTGCCGGCTTGTGTCTGAGGATTGTCCAGTTTTTATCGGACAAGCTGATGCAGATCATCATCCCAGGTCTTTACGAACTACTGGGCATCAAAGATGCTGCCTCCTCTCCATTGTCACAGAGATCTCTCACAGTGCCACTCACCAGTCTGTTAGACGATAAGGTTAACACCAAGTCCCGCGTGAGATTTACTGAGGCTGGTGTACCTAAGAGGCCAGGCAGTCGAAAGTCTTACAATAGCTTTCGCATCCCGACTCCCTACCCTTCCTCCAACTGTATGGatcaggaagaggaagaagagcagGAATCACAACAACCTAAGTTCAAGGAGATGTACCTGACTAAGGAGATGGGCAGTCTGGGCAGTGGAAGCTACTGCCCAAAACCATTGCCCAAGCCAGCCATGAGGTATGT from Oncorhynchus mykiss isolate Arlee chromosome 1, USDA_OmykA_1.1, whole genome shotgun sequence includes:
- the LOC118937721 gene encoding protein ANKUB1-like translates to METRRTTCMCLCLPGATLRLDTWDGWAEFLRGCFLGHRLTVQRHLSRERPVMRFQLRVALYIAGSLGHLDLAGWLLERGVRVIEPVGVHPYREWCHQTAHPDVAKCPAVASIERGQLTILKLCIASSVLTLACQDPQGRDPLRIALQYGHRECVSHLATKLCSVVVLPGMALPMRTYLQIKGWVRLGQRRAASRHCMGLNRAPFRTRVGDTVLVDGFTLPKMSSKPRRSEAKAGIRVMSTAS